One Acidimicrobiia bacterium DNA window includes the following coding sequences:
- the purL gene encoding phosphoribosylformylglycinamidine synthase subunit PurL, with amino-acid sequence MVAPPPPSAAVPLHRALGLTDDEAASIAAILGRSPNHLELAMYSVMWSEHCSYKSSKQHLRTLPTEAAHVMVGPGEGAGVIDVGDGIAAAFRIESHNHPSAIEPYEGAATGVGGILRDVFSVGARPIALMDPLRFGPLDDPRSRWIAEGVIAGVSGYGNSVGVPTVGGETVFDPTYQDNPLVNVFCLGLLPKERLVLARASGPGNLTVLFGSSTGRDGIGGASVLASAGFGDDAADADKRPSVQVGDPFEEKRLIEACLEILEAGLVVGIQDLGAAGITGAASETASKGGVGMDLHLSEVHVREAGMEPFEIMTSESQERMLAIVEPAKLHELLAICEAWEIRASVIGTVTGTGRFRILDRPGGIVLGDLPASSLDDDAPLYDRPRQEPAGRAGRMADRAAPGAPADVAADLLGLLADPSWVFRQYDHQLFLNTVEGPGGDATVLRLKHPTTGVDTGRGLALTCDGNHRWCALDPRRGTALVVAEAVMNLASVGARPLGLVNCLNFGNPEHPEVMWQLVESIGGMGDACRALSIPVVGGNVSLYNESRGRDIDPTPVVGLVGMVDRLDRPPPGVQLRAGADLIALGPEPRALAGSRWAWERGYQAGPAPSLDFPAHAAVAALVRDLVMAGWLVGVHDTADGLGVALAEMAVRSGEGFTVTVPECDYAWLFAESASRVVVCVAPRHGDDVRRAAAEAGVFARPLGSAGGPNLVVDGLLEVSVGDATTAWRDALPSTLGH; translated from the coding sequence ATGGTGGCTCCGCCTCCCCCGTCGGCCGCCGTGCCCTTGCACCGTGCCCTCGGGCTCACCGACGACGAAGCGGCTTCTATCGCGGCCATTCTGGGCCGATCACCGAATCATCTCGAGTTGGCGATGTACTCGGTCATGTGGTCGGAACACTGCTCCTACAAGTCGTCGAAACAACATTTGCGGACGCTACCCACCGAGGCTGCGCACGTGATGGTCGGGCCCGGTGAAGGGGCCGGGGTAATCGATGTGGGGGATGGCATCGCGGCGGCGTTCCGCATCGAAAGCCACAACCACCCATCGGCCATCGAGCCCTACGAGGGCGCCGCCACCGGTGTGGGCGGCATCCTTCGGGATGTGTTTTCAGTGGGGGCCCGCCCGATCGCCTTGATGGATCCGCTCCGCTTTGGTCCGTTGGATGATCCGCGCAGTCGGTGGATTGCCGAGGGGGTGATCGCGGGAGTTTCCGGATACGGGAACTCCGTAGGCGTTCCCACGGTGGGCGGCGAAACGGTGTTTGATCCCACCTATCAGGACAATCCACTGGTCAACGTGTTCTGTCTCGGACTGCTTCCCAAGGAACGACTGGTGTTGGCTCGGGCGTCGGGTCCGGGCAACCTCACGGTGTTGTTCGGATCGTCCACGGGGCGCGACGGCATCGGGGGAGCGAGCGTATTGGCCTCGGCGGGCTTTGGTGACGATGCCGCCGACGCCGATAAGCGGCCGAGTGTGCAGGTGGGCGATCCCTTCGAGGAAAAACGTCTGATCGAAGCCTGTCTGGAGATACTCGAAGCCGGGCTGGTGGTGGGGATCCAGGATCTAGGGGCGGCCGGCATTACCGGCGCCGCCAGCGAAACGGCCTCGAAGGGAGGGGTGGGCATGGATCTCCACCTCTCGGAGGTACACGTGCGCGAAGCGGGCATGGAGCCGTTCGAGATCATGACGAGCGAGAGCCAGGAGCGGATGCTGGCTATCGTGGAGCCCGCCAAGTTGCACGAACTCCTCGCGATCTGTGAAGCGTGGGAGATCAGGGCTTCGGTGATTGGCACGGTGACCGGTACGGGTCGCTTCCGCATCTTGGACCGACCCGGCGGCATCGTGTTGGGCGACCTACCGGCGAGCTCGCTCGACGACGACGCCCCCCTCTACGACCGGCCCCGCCAGGAACCGGCGGGCCGGGCGGGGCGGATGGCCGATCGCGCCGCACCGGGAGCTCCGGCGGATGTGGCGGCGGACCTTCTGGGCCTCTTGGCCGACCCGTCCTGGGTGTTTCGGCAGTACGACCACCAACTGTTTTTGAACACGGTTGAGGGTCCCGGCGGCGACGCCACCGTGCTGCGGCTCAAGCACCCCACGACCGGGGTGGATACCGGCCGGGGCCTGGCGCTTACCTGTGATGGCAATCACCGCTGGTGCGCCCTCGACCCCCGCCGGGGCACCGCCTTGGTGGTAGCCGAGGCGGTGATGAACCTCGCCTCTGTGGGGGCGCGTCCGCTCGGTCTCGTGAACTGCCTCAACTTCGGCAACCCTGAGCACCCGGAGGTGATGTGGCAACTGGTGGAGTCCATCGGGGGGATGGGGGATGCCTGTCGGGCGCTGAGCATCCCCGTGGTGGGTGGCAACGTGAGCCTCTACAACGAAAGCCGCGGCCGGGACATCGATCCCACGCCGGTGGTGGGCCTCGTGGGCATGGTGGACCGGCTTGATCGTCCGCCGCCGGGGGTGCAACTCCGGGCTGGTGCCGACCTGATAGCGCTCGGCCCCGAGCCGCGAGCACTGGCGGGTTCCCGGTGGGCGTGGGAGCGCGGCTACCAGGCGGGGCCGGCCCCGTCGCTTGATTTTCCGGCCCACGCCGCGGTGGCTGCGCTGGTGCGCGACCTGGTTATGGCCGGGTGGCTCGTAGGGGTGCACGACACCGCCGATGGACTCGGGGTGGCCTTGGCCGAAATGGCGGTGCGATCCGGCGAGGGTTTCACCGTGACGGTCCCCGAGTGCGACTACGCCTGGCTGTTCGCCGAGTCGGCTAGTCGCGTGGTGGTCTGTGTTGCTCCGCGGCATGGCGATGACGTGCGGCGAGCGGCCGCCGAGGCGGGGGTGTTCGCGCGCCCATTGGGTTCCGCGGGGGGTCCAAACCTGGTGGTCGACGGGCTCTTGGAGGTCAGCGTGGGTGATGCCACCACGGCGTGGCGCGATGCGCTGCCCTCCACCCTGGGTCACTGA
- a CDS encoding glucose-1-phosphate cytidylyltransferase, whose amino-acid sequence MAEVPTIILCGGRGSRISDVNRGLPKPMLPIGDRPMLWHIMKTYAAHGHRDFVLALGWLGPEIRRYFLQFQAMTSDFRIELGRPDAIEYLNDVDESDWRIACMDTGLDSLTGTRVRRASHHLADGPIMVTYGDSIGPVDITGLLEFHRSHGKLATVTSVRPPGRFGELILDSHGQVERFEEKPQTSAGSINGGFMVIEKAAIDAFIPSDTDVMLERQPMAGLAAAGQLMAFEHDGFWQPMDTPRERELLEQLWAGGSAPWTARWPTREHPPLP is encoded by the coding sequence ATGGCTGAGGTACCCACCATCATCCTTTGCGGAGGGCGGGGCTCCCGCATCAGCGATGTGAATCGGGGGCTCCCCAAGCCCATGCTGCCCATCGGCGACCGCCCCATGCTCTGGCACATCATGAAGACCTACGCCGCCCACGGCCACCGAGATTTCGTGCTGGCGCTCGGTTGGCTCGGCCCCGAGATTCGGCGCTACTTCCTCCAGTTCCAGGCGATGACCTCCGACTTCCGTATCGAACTCGGCCGCCCCGATGCCATCGAGTATCTCAATGACGTTGACGAATCCGATTGGCGCATCGCCTGCATGGACACCGGACTCGACTCACTCACCGGCACCCGGGTGCGCCGGGCCAGCCACCACCTCGCTGACGGACCAATCATGGTTACCTATGGCGACAGCATCGGACCGGTGGACATCACCGGCCTCCTGGAGTTTCACCGCTCGCACGGCAAACTCGCCACCGTCACCTCTGTTCGTCCACCCGGACGTTTCGGTGAGCTCATCCTCGATTCCCACGGGCAGGTGGAACGCTTTGAGGAGAAGCCTCAAACCAGCGCCGGATCGATTAACGGCGGGTTTATGGTCATCGAAAAAGCAGCCATCGACGCCTTCATCCCCTCCGATACCGATGTCATGTTGGAACGCCAACCAATGGCGGGCCTCGCGGCCGCCGGGCAACTTATGGCCTTCGAGCACGACGGCTTCTGGCAACCCATGGACACCCCGCGCGAACGGGAACTACTCGAACAACTGTGGGCGGGAGGGTCCGCTCCGTGGACCGCTCGTTGGCCCACCCGCGAGCATCCGCCCCTGCCCTGA
- a CDS encoding dTDP-4-dehydrorhamnose 3,5-epimerase — protein MTEIQGVRVTPLQRIPDERGAVLHMLREDSDGFERFGEIYFSMVYPGAIKAWHLHTKMTLNYAVPVGMIKFVCYDDRDGSPTRGNTLELHLGEINYALVTVPPHVWNGFKGEGSSSALVANCATLAHHPDEIIRADPHQHVSAYDWSRRDG, from the coding sequence GTGACAGAGATCCAAGGGGTGCGAGTCACCCCCCTCCAGCGCATCCCCGATGAGCGCGGTGCCGTGCTGCATATGCTGCGCGAAGACAGCGACGGCTTCGAACGCTTCGGGGAGATCTACTTCTCCATGGTCTACCCCGGGGCCATCAAGGCCTGGCATCTCCATACCAAGATGACACTCAACTACGCCGTTCCCGTGGGGATGATCAAGTTCGTCTGCTACGACGACCGCGATGGATCGCCCACTCGTGGCAACACCCTGGAACTGCACCTTGGGGAAATCAACTACGCCCTTGTTACCGTGCCACCCCACGTGTGGAACGGCTTCAAGGGAGAGGGCTCATCGTCGGCGCTCGTCGCCAACTGCGCCACGCTGGCCCACCACCCCGATGAGATCATCCGAGCCGATCCTCACCAACACGTGAGCGCCTACGACTGGTCCCGGCGTGATGGCTGA